In one Streptomyces sp. NBC_01288 genomic region, the following are encoded:
- a CDS encoding HAD family hydrolase yields the protein MARLHLFDLDGTLLHGTSAPLEISRQLGLESETVELERAISTGLIGPPEYATRVYTLWADLTEAHVTAAFEGAPWLARIREVWAEIRSAGEYCAVVSLSPSFFVERLTGWGAHAAHGSLFPAVPFTAPSMDLAGVLNSAAKVVIADRLCEEFGVTRADCVAYGDSMSDKDLFGAVPVSVAVNADQHLSGLATHSYEGRDLWDAYELARGAR from the coding sequence ATGGCGAGACTTCATCTCTTCGACCTCGACGGCACTTTGCTGCACGGAACCAGCGCGCCCCTGGAGATCTCCCGTCAACTCGGCCTGGAATCCGAGACGGTGGAACTGGAGCGGGCGATCTCGACCGGGCTGATCGGACCGCCGGAGTATGCGACCCGCGTGTACACGCTGTGGGCGGATCTCACCGAGGCGCATGTGACGGCGGCCTTCGAAGGGGCACCTTGGCTGGCGCGGATCCGTGAGGTCTGGGCCGAGATCAGGAGCGCCGGCGAATACTGCGCTGTCGTATCGCTCTCGCCGTCCTTCTTTGTGGAACGGCTCACGGGCTGGGGCGCTCACGCGGCACACGGATCGCTGTTCCCCGCCGTGCCGTTCACCGCACCGTCCATGGATCTGGCCGGAGTCCTCAACTCGGCTGCCAAGGTGGTGATCGCGGATCGGCTGTGTGAGGAGTTCGGGGTGACGCGGGCGGACTGCGTCGCGTACGGCGACTCGATGTCGGACAAGGACCTGTTCGGTGCCGTGCCCGTCTCCGTCGCGGTCAACGCGGATCAGCATCTGTCGGGCCTCGCCACCCACTCCTATGAGGGGCGGGATCTATGGGATGCCTACGAATTGGCGCGCGGCGCCCGGTAA
- a CDS encoding globin domain-containing protein: MDAPTTTSADNGTSGGSGGGGTGWFTPRKQPEVPPGEERGTTEGRRPAVLRPVRRGAAAENKEPPPTESSAPSTRPAPSTSAAPSTPPASAAPPAPPASSGDGAASHPYGHAAQRHVAPAQQRIPTAVTAPQASPPAQPSTPAQRSTPVQSMAPTPASAAPPPPAPQQTAAPAPAVAEAAPAASASNPAPVRVPAQRSSGPATEKASPDAVLIRRTMAEVGPVADKVTSYFYALLFVRHPELRSLFPAAMDTQRDRLLKALLTTAEHIDNTEVLVAYLQNLGRGHRKYGTRPEHYPAVGECLIGALNKYATAVWDAETEAAWVRAYTTISQVMIDAAAADELRAPAWWHAEVVTHDLRTRDVAVVTLRPDQPYPFVAGQYTSLETPWWPRIWRHYSFASAPRSDGLLTFHVKAVPAGWVSNALVHRARPGDVIRLGPPTGSMTVDHTTDSGLLCVGGGTGIAPIKALVEDVAERGERRPVEVFYGARTDHDLYDIDTMLRLQQSHPWLAVRPVVDRQGNLQLPDAIRTYGPWNEYDAYVSGPPGMIRSGVHALRDAGIPTERIRHDSVEELVAAGD, translated from the coding sequence ATGGACGCTCCGACCACCACGTCGGCCGACAACGGCACGTCCGGCGGCAGCGGCGGAGGCGGAACCGGCTGGTTCACTCCGCGTAAGCAGCCGGAGGTGCCTCCGGGCGAAGAGCGTGGGACGACGGAGGGACGGCGTCCGGCCGTACTGCGCCCGGTCCGCAGGGGCGCGGCGGCGGAGAACAAAGAGCCTCCGCCCACGGAGAGTTCGGCCCCGTCGACTCGACCGGCTCCGTCGACTTCAGCGGCCCCATCGACTCCACCGGCCTCGGCGGCTCCACCCGCCCCGCCGGCTTCGAGCGGTGACGGCGCTGCGTCTCATCCGTACGGGCACGCAGCTCAGCGGCATGTGGCGCCCGCACAGCAGCGAATACCGACGGCCGTGACCGCCCCGCAGGCCTCGCCCCCTGCCCAGCCCTCAACTCCCGCCCAGCGCTCAACCCCTGTCCAGTCCATGGCTCCTACCCCCGCGTCGGCAGCACCCCCGCCTCCCGCACCGCAGCAGACCGCCGCACCCGCTCCGGCCGTCGCCGAGGCTGCCCCGGCCGCCTCTGCCTCCAACCCCGCCCCCGTGCGCGTGCCCGCCCAGCGTTCGTCCGGCCCCGCCACCGAGAAGGCCTCGCCGGACGCCGTACTCATCCGCCGGACGATGGCCGAAGTCGGTCCCGTGGCCGACAAGGTCACCTCGTACTTCTACGCGCTGCTCTTCGTGCGCCACCCCGAGCTGCGGTCGCTGTTCCCGGCGGCGATGGACACCCAGCGGGACCGGCTGCTCAAGGCGCTGCTGACCACCGCCGAGCACATCGACAACACCGAGGTCCTCGTCGCGTATCTGCAGAACCTCGGCCGCGGGCACCGCAAGTACGGCACCCGGCCCGAGCACTACCCGGCCGTCGGGGAGTGCCTCATCGGCGCGCTGAACAAGTACGCCACCGCCGTCTGGGACGCCGAGACGGAGGCGGCCTGGGTGCGGGCGTACACGACGATCTCGCAGGTCATGATCGACGCGGCCGCCGCGGACGAACTGCGGGCTCCGGCCTGGTGGCACGCGGAGGTCGTCACCCATGACTTGAGAACCCGGGACGTCGCCGTCGTCACCCTCCGCCCGGACCAGCCGTATCCCTTCGTCGCCGGGCAGTACACGAGCCTGGAGACGCCTTGGTGGCCGCGGATCTGGCGGCACTACTCGTTCGCCTCGGCGCCCCGCTCGGACGGGCTGCTGACCTTCCATGTGAAGGCCGTCCCGGCGGGCTGGGTCTCGAACGCGCTGGTGCACCGTGCCCGGCCCGGCGACGTCATCCGACTCGGGCCGCCGACGGGCTCGATGACCGTGGACCACACCACCGACAGCGGACTGCTCTGCGTTGGCGGCGGCACAGGCATAGCGCCGATCAAGGCACTGGTCGAGGACGTCGCCGAACGCGGCGAGCGGCGCCCGGTGGAGGTGTTCTACGGCGCCCGTACCGACCACGACCTCTATGACATCGACACGATGCTGCGGCTCCAGCAGTCGCATCCGTGGCTCGCGGTCCGGCCGGTCGTCGACCGGCAGGGGAACCTCCAACTCCCGGACGCCATACGCACGTACGGGCCGTGGAACGAGTACGACGCCTATGTCTCGGGCCCGCCCGGAATGATTCGCAGCGGTGTCCACGCCCTGCGGGACGCAGGCATCCCGACGGAGCGCATACGGCACGACTCGGTCGAGGAGCTGGTGGCCGCCGGGGACTGA
- a CDS encoding NUDIX hydrolase, translating to MTVRPVVKRTARAVLLDGDALILIKRTKPGVDPYWVTPGGGVEPEDTTVVDALHREVYEELGAKITDVVPCFVDTVEHIGADAASTGVKVQHFFVCHLESMDPALRHGPEVDEPLGEYEIVRVPFNRVGIASVHLVPLSLRHYLDGNIEGVLAMHAPDLG from the coding sequence ATGACCGTCCGACCCGTGGTCAAGCGCACCGCACGTGCCGTTCTCCTCGACGGCGACGCCCTGATCCTGATCAAGCGCACCAAGCCAGGTGTCGATCCCTACTGGGTCACGCCCGGTGGCGGGGTCGAACCCGAGGACACCACCGTCGTCGACGCCCTGCACCGGGAGGTGTACGAGGAGCTCGGCGCCAAGATCACCGACGTGGTGCCCTGCTTCGTGGACACCGTCGAGCACATCGGCGCGGACGCGGCCTCGACCGGCGTGAAGGTGCAGCACTTCTTCGTCTGCCACCTGGAGTCCATGGACCCGGCACTACGCCACGGCCCCGAAGTGGACGAGCCCCTCGGCGAGTACGAGATCGTCAGAGTGCCGTTCAACCGCGTCGGCATCGCGTCCGTCCACCTCGTGCCCCTGTCTCTACGGCACTACCTGGACGGCAACATCGAAGGGGTTCTCGCGATGCACGCTCCCGACCTGGGCTGA
- a CDS encoding LysR family transcriptional regulator — MDLALLRTFVTVHRAGSFTRAAALLGLSQPAVTSQIRTLERQLGRPLFLRQARGVTPTTMGDELAHKAAPHLDALVEIAETGPDNDASLRTLHLAGPPEFTAERALPALTELTGDDGQGFALRASFGNAEETLEGLAAGHHDLAISTARPRGALLTATTLCDEEHVLVAAPHRAEQIGSAELGPKDTPVPDDLPVIEVHESLPFVSRYWASVFDSRPAAPGTVIVPDLRAVLACAIAGAGLAVLPRYLCALALKRGEVVPLHEPAIPPLRTYFLVVRTGTLAMPHIARAHEWLHRAAAHWS; from the coding sequence ATGGACCTGGCCTTGCTGCGCACCTTCGTGACCGTGCACCGGGCCGGCTCCTTCACGCGCGCGGCGGCTCTGCTCGGCCTCTCCCAGCCGGCGGTGACGTCCCAGATCCGTACCCTGGAACGGCAGTTGGGCCGCCCCCTGTTCCTGCGCCAGGCCCGTGGGGTCACCCCCACGACCATGGGCGACGAACTCGCGCACAAGGCCGCGCCGCATCTCGACGCCCTCGTGGAGATAGCCGAGACCGGGCCCGACAACGACGCCTCGCTGCGCACCCTGCATCTCGCCGGTCCCCCCGAGTTCACCGCCGAGCGGGCCCTGCCCGCGCTCACGGAGCTGACCGGGGACGACGGCCAGGGCTTCGCGCTGCGGGCATCCTTCGGGAACGCCGAGGAGACCCTGGAGGGACTGGCCGCCGGACATCATGATCTGGCCATCAGCACGGCCCGTCCACGCGGTGCTCTGCTCACGGCGACAACGCTCTGCGACGAGGAGCACGTCCTGGTCGCCGCCCCGCACCGGGCGGAGCAGATCGGCTCCGCGGAGCTCGGCCCCAAAGACACGCCCGTTCCGGACGACCTCCCCGTGATCGAGGTCCATGAGTCGCTGCCCTTCGTCTCCCGGTACTGGGCCTCCGTCTTCGACTCCCGCCCGGCCGCCCCGGGCACCGTGATCGTGCCGGACCTCCGCGCGGTCCTCGCGTGTGCGATCGCGGGTGCCGGGCTCGCGGTACTGCCCCGTTATCTGTGCGCCCTGGCGCTGAAGCGCGGCGAGGTCGTCCCGCTCCACGAACCCGCGATTCCGCCACTGCGGACGTATTTCCTGGTGGTCCGCACCGGCACTCTCGCGATGCCGCACATCGCCCGCGCCCACGAGTGGCTCCATCGCGCCGCCGCCCACTGGAGCTGA
- a CDS encoding cystathionine gamma-lyase — protein MSDSATNEGVGDGTRAVRAGLPEPVKYEPTLPGPVFAAHFHLPGEATGPYKYGRDENPTWTHLEHAIGELEAPGQDGVETLVFASGMAAISSVLFSQLRAGDVAVLPDDGYQVLPLVREQLEAYGIEVRTAPTGGDAQLDLLDGAKLLWLETPSNPGLDVCDVRRLAEAAHARGALVAVDNTLASPLGQRPLELGADFAVASGTKQLTGHGDVLLGYVAGTDAAAMAAVRRWRKVVGAIPGPMEAWLAHRSIATLQLRVDRQNATALTLAQALRERADVTGLRYPGLPDDPSYKIASQQMRRYGCVVSFTLPTRTRAERFLDALRLVDDATSFGGVRSTAERRGRWGGDAVPEGFVRLSVGAEDPADLVADVLRALDESAR, from the coding sequence ATGAGTGATTCCGCTACGAACGAGGGTGTCGGAGACGGCACGCGCGCGGTGCGCGCCGGTCTGCCCGAGCCGGTCAAGTACGAACCGACGCTGCCCGGGCCGGTGTTCGCCGCGCACTTCCATCTCCCGGGCGAGGCGACGGGCCCGTACAAGTACGGCCGCGACGAGAACCCCACCTGGACCCACTTGGAGCACGCGATCGGCGAGCTTGAGGCGCCCGGGCAGGACGGCGTCGAGACGCTCGTGTTCGCCTCCGGCATGGCCGCCATCTCGTCGGTGCTCTTCTCCCAGCTGCGCGCGGGCGACGTGGCCGTGCTGCCCGACGACGGCTATCAGGTGCTGCCCCTGGTGCGCGAGCAGTTGGAGGCGTACGGCATCGAGGTGCGCACCGCGCCGACCGGCGGGGACGCCCAGCTCGACCTCCTCGACGGCGCCAAACTTCTGTGGCTGGAGACCCCGTCGAACCCCGGGCTCGACGTGTGTGACGTACGACGGCTCGCCGAGGCTGCACACGCGCGTGGCGCCCTCGTGGCCGTCGACAACACCCTCGCCTCGCCCCTGGGGCAGCGCCCGCTGGAACTCGGCGCCGACTTCGCCGTGGCGAGCGGCACCAAGCAGCTCACCGGGCACGGGGACGTCCTCCTCGGGTACGTCGCCGGGACCGACGCCGCCGCGATGGCCGCCGTACGGCGCTGGCGCAAGGTCGTCGGCGCGATTCCCGGGCCCATGGAGGCCTGGCTCGCACACCGTTCGATCGCCACGCTCCAGCTGCGGGTCGACCGGCAGAACGCCACCGCTCTGACCCTCGCGCAGGCCCTGCGCGAACGGGCCGACGTGACGGGCCTGCGCTATCCGGGGCTGCCCGACGACCCCTCGTACAAGATCGCCTCGCAGCAGATGCGGCGCTACGGGTGTGTGGTTTCGTTCACACTGCCCACGCGCACGCGTGCCGAGCGTTTTCTCGACGCGCTGCGGCTCGTGGACGACGCGACGAGCTTCGGCGGGGTGCGGTCCACCGCGGAACGGCGGGGACGCTGGGGCGGGGACGCGGTACCGGAGGGCTTCGTCCGCCTCTCGGTCGGTGCCGAGGACCCCGCGGACCTGGTGGCCGATGTGCTGCGTGCGCTGGACGAATCGGCGCGGTGA
- a CDS encoding low molecular weight protein-tyrosine-phosphatase produces MTYRVSFVCTGNICRSPMAESVFRARVAEAGLDGLVEVDSAGTDGWHEGDGADPRAVAVLEEHGYGTDHVARRFQASWFSRLDLVIALDSGHRKALRRLAPTEQDAQKIHLLRSYDPDPDAADDLDVPDPYYGGLDGFEECLEMVEAASEGLLAVVRDEVEGRAV; encoded by the coding sequence ATGACGTACCGCGTCAGCTTCGTCTGCACCGGCAACATCTGCCGTTCGCCGATGGCCGAATCGGTCTTCCGCGCGCGGGTCGCGGAGGCCGGGCTCGACGGCCTGGTCGAGGTCGACAGCGCGGGCACGGACGGCTGGCACGAGGGCGACGGCGCCGATCCGCGCGCCGTCGCCGTCCTGGAGGAGCACGGCTACGGCACCGACCATGTCGCCCGCCGGTTCCAGGCCTCCTGGTTCTCCCGCCTGGACCTCGTCATCGCCCTCGACTCCGGCCACCGCAAGGCCCTGCGCCGCCTCGCCCCCACCGAGCAGGACGCCCAGAAGATCCACCTGCTCCGCTCCTACGACCCCGATCCCGACGCCGCCGACGACCTCGACGTACCGGATCCGTACTACGGGGGCCTGGACGGCTTCGAGGAGTGTCTTGAGATGGTGGAGGCGGCGAGCGAGGGCCTGCTCGCCGTGGTGCGGGACGAAGTGGAGGGACGAGCGGTATGA
- a CDS encoding phage holin family protein gives MKNFLVKTIANAGALAVAVWLLDKITLTGDSTFKKVWTLLLVALVFGLVNFLVKPIVKVLTFPLFILTLGLITLVVNALMLMLTSWLADKFDLSFHVEGFWTAVLGGLIISVVSWALNVVLPEGD, from the coding sequence ATGAAGAATTTCCTAGTCAAGACGATCGCCAACGCGGGTGCCCTGGCGGTCGCCGTATGGCTGCTCGACAAGATCACCCTGACCGGTGACAGCACCTTCAAGAAGGTCTGGACGCTGCTCCTCGTCGCCCTGGTCTTCGGCCTGGTGAACTTCCTGGTCAAGCCGATCGTCAAGGTGCTGACCTTCCCGCTGTTCATCCTGACGCTCGGCCTGATCACCCTGGTGGTCAACGCGCTGATGCTGATGCTCACGTCATGGCTGGCCGACAAGTTCGACCTGAGTTTCCATGTCGAGGGCTTCTGGACCGCCGTCCTGGGCGGCCTCATCATCTCGGTCGTCTCCTGGGCGCTCAACGTCGTCCTGCCCGAAGGGGACTGA
- a CDS encoding cupin domain-containing protein, giving the protein MKAFRLDELEAERAANDGAYLQFLREKNMSVGLYALDSGEHDRQQPHNQDEVYFVVSGRAAITVGMETTQVARGSVVYVPAGVAHKFHHISEDLRVLVVFSPPEA; this is encoded by the coding sequence ATGAAGGCATTCCGGTTGGATGAACTGGAGGCGGAACGTGCCGCCAACGACGGTGCGTACCTGCAGTTCCTGCGCGAGAAGAACATGTCGGTCGGCCTGTACGCGCTCGATTCCGGTGAGCACGACCGGCAGCAGCCGCACAACCAGGACGAGGTGTACTTCGTGGTGAGCGGCCGGGCCGCGATCACCGTCGGTATGGAGACCACCCAGGTGGCGCGCGGCAGCGTGGTCTATGTGCCGGCCGGGGTGGCCCACAAGTTCCACCACATCAGCGAGGACCTGCGGGTACTGGTGGTGTTCTCGCCCCCAGAGGCCTGA
- a CDS encoding DUF5326 family protein, protein MGEIFAGLPWWVKWVAVPVIALVVFGGLIATVVGFVIGLLFKALIFVALVGGLVYVVRKFTSSSSSRGDW, encoded by the coding sequence ATGGGTGAGATCTTCGCGGGACTGCCGTGGTGGGTGAAGTGGGTCGCGGTGCCGGTCATCGCCCTGGTCGTGTTCGGCGGGCTGATAGCGACCGTCGTGGGCTTTGTCATCGGACTGCTCTTCAAGGCGCTGATCTTCGTGGCCCTGGTGGGCGGACTGGTCTACGTCGTGCGGAAGTTCACGTCGAGTTCCTCCTCACGCGGCGACTGGTGA